The following nucleotide sequence is from Roseivirga sp. BDSF3-8.
TACATACCCTGAGCACGTAAATAAACTAGTGATAATTAGAATAGTGCAATTGCCATTTTTTTATTCTCTAAAGCCTGTATATTTCAAATAGTTAAGTAAAGATAAACAGACCTTCATATACACATGGCGAATATAAAGGTAATAAAACAGGTAGTCAGCTGGCTTAAAGACGGATTAGATACCGGACAACCAGGGACTGAAGAGTTTGGAAGTGAGAAGAAGGCACTGACCCTGGCCACCTCGGACAGTCGCCGTAATTATGAGCTTCGATACATACCCCGCGCTTACTCACACAGGATGCTGTATAATGCCCCCGCTGAACTACTGCTGGGTGTTTCCGTACTTACTGTGTTTTTTGTGATGATCGCTCTGGGTATGGTATAAACAAAATAGTTAAGGTGTATGATTTTGATAACGGTCAGGTGTAAAGACCGTAGATGAATGAGATATAAAAGCTATCTGCTGGCATGCGGATAGCTTTTTTTATGCCTCGCTCCCACTTACTTCCACTGGAGAACAAGGAGCTTAATGCATGGAACAATAGCATAAGAAAAGGCTGCCACACGTAATTACTACGATCAGGCAGCCTTAACTGTCTCGGGGATATTAGTTTCTTATTTATTTAAAGGCAATCTGCATATCATCTGCCGCCACTACCTCTTCGAAAAAGGCCCGGGTTTCTTCGAGCTTATCAACAGGCATGTAATCCTGCTTTATTACTACATCCCTTTTTATGATCAGCTTTCGGCCCTTTACATTGAATGTTAGCGAATAATCAGCCATAAAACAATTTATCTTCTTATTCTCAGGCAATTCCAGCAGATTCTTGTCCTCTGGCATGTCTACCTCTATTACCTCGGTAGTTTCGTCATACGCCCAGTACTGCCAGAAGTCCACAGGGTACTTACGGTCCTGGTTAGACAGGAAGTCCACCGGCATTTGCTTCTCATTGTAAGGCACCTGAAAAAGTAGCAGGCTGCTAAGCTGCTTCAGTCCGTTAGACGCACTGTATTCAGTAAGGTAACTTACCGTATCACTGGTAGTCTTCAGGTTTTCATCAAACCTCAGTTTTTTCAACTTCACCCCTGACAAACTGTTACCTATGCTTTCCAGCATATGTTTTTCCTGGCGATCTTTCCCAATATCACGGTAGCTCTGGCGCATCCAGCTGGCATAATCACCCGTTTTTACTGAGCTTACACTTAGGTTCATATCCATACCGTCAAATGCTATCTTCGTTTCACGACTCACGATATTCTTTTTTCTGTTAGCCGGGTCCAGTAACATAGGCTCCTTCTCCTCCTTTTTACGGTACTTGTCTATCTCCAGAACAAAGCTATTACGCAGATTATGATGCACAGAACTAAAGGGGAGATAATCACTGGTAAGTTCTACAAAGTACTCTTCTTCATCCAGCTTAACCTTAGCTATGCAGTGATTAAAGTTGATCGATGGCAGCAACAGGCCATACCGTCCGTTGTCATTAGTATTTACCAGGACAAGGTCAGCTTTCAGTCCAGCTTCCTTACACATAGCAACGAACAATGTACTCACATCCTTACAGTCACCTATTTTAGTATTGATCACCTTGCTGGCCTTTTGAGGGATAAGGCCGCTCTGGCGGAAAGGTATCGAGCTATACCGGATGTTCTTTACGATGTAATCATATATTTTCTTTGCCTTTTCAGTATCAGAAGATGGCTCCTGCTCCCACAACCCAGCCACTGCCTCCTTAACCTCAGGACTTGTTTTGGCCTTAGTCCGGCTTAGTCGCTCATACCACTGGGCTATATAATCCCAGCTTGGCAGAGATGATACATGCAACACTTCACCTACGTCTATAAGCACAGGCATGTAGTCTTCATAGTATACCGCTGGGTTATTTGTTTTTTCCCAGGTATGAAGCTTATAGTCACCGTCATTAGCTATTTCCGGTTTCAGGCTCCTATTATTTTTAACCTCATGGTTAAACTGTACTGAGTTGTGCGTAAGCAATCTGTAACGTGATACCAGGCTGGGATAAAATAAGGTAAAGTAATGCTGGTCCCAGAAGTGTCCCTTGATACCTCCGAAGAAGTAAATTTTCTTACGGAAAGACAGATAAATTCCGTCACCCTCTTCAAGAGCTGTAAACACCACATGGTTCCCCTGTACATCAGCCTTTACATGGCTGCCATCCTTTTTGATTACCTCTGCCTTTTCTATCAAAAAGCTTTCATTACCATAGTACGGTACATAGTACTCCTTCCAGCTATCGATACCGGCGGGGTTAAACACCTTGGCCACCAGGTTATGCCTTTCCTCAGACGCCCCTCCTTCATATACTACTTTAGTTACTTCGTCCAGCAGGATAAGGCTATTATCCTCAGGGTACTTGGCACCCGAGGGCGCATTCTTTAGCAACGCATCTACGTCAGGGTCATCAAACCTGGCAAACATGTCTTCTTTTTCCCCATTAAGCTTACGCAGGCGCTTACGCACCTCATATTCAGTCGGGTCATAAACCAAAGCCTTTTCGTAGGCTTTTTTTGCCTCACTATCCTCGCCTTTTTCTTCGTATATCTTGCCAATTTTGCTGTATGTAGCTGATACAAAGGGAGCTATTGCCAGAGACCTTTTTGCATACTCCAGTGCACGATCATACTCACCTTTACCTGCATACTTTTGAGAGATATTACCAAGATACCCGGTAGCAATAGGGTTTGCCTCTAATAACTTTTCCAGGTAGGCAAAGCCTTTCTTATCATTACCTGCTTCAAAATAGTGGTCTGAAAGCGTGGTGATAGCCTGGTAGTTAAAATTCTCTTTAGCGTACCTATCCAAAAGTTTAACAGCTCCGGTCACATTGCCCTTCATTTCTCTTTCCAGGGCATACTTCATGTTGACCATAGCGTAGTTTTCCGGATACTTTTTATAGGCGCTTTCGGCTAGCTTTACAAGCTCTTCCAGATTCTGGTTAGATGATGCCAGCCTTATTTTATACATTATAAGGGTGATATCCTCATGGTAAGTCTCCTCAAGCTGATTAATAAGATTCCCTGCTTCCTCAATGTCTTTATTGTCAAATGCCTCGTTGATCTTAATTTGAAGCGCAAAATTCGTGGCACCGGGCAGGTTCTTCAGTTTTTCAATAAGCATGCTGGTCTCAGTCTCATTTTCCAGCGTATTGTAAGCCGAAATCAGCCCCAGGTGAACAAAGCTGTTCTGTGGTGCCACCTTAAGGGCTTTTGTTAAAGCTTCCCTGGACTCCTGTCCTTTGCCATTATGATTGAGGGCCTCCGCTAATATCATGTAGTTCAGCAGGTTGGCCGGTTCTTTCTCTATTTTATTATAGAAGAAGATTTCCGTAGGGCTCTTTACTACCACAGCCTTTGTACCAGTACCTTTTGGATAGGTTGCATAGCGTTTGCTAAAGGTAAGATCACTCATCGGCATGCCTTGCTCATTGGTGATTCTAGCCAGGAAGTTCAATGCGCTCAGTTCGCTTTCACCTACCTGAACAAGCAGGCGGTTATTTCCTTTCCTCAAATGAGTGTTGACCACATAGTTATCGAGGTCATTATTCAGTTCCTCTTCTTCTTTCAGAATCAGCTCATCGTTTATCCATACTTTTACTGATCCACTGGTGCCGATCCTAAGCTGTACATCTCTTTCATCAGGGCTATTCACAAAGGACTGGGCAAACACCACCGAGTTGCCATACATAAAATGATAGGTAAGGTCCACCCAACGGTCACGCGTACCGGGCAGATCAATCCACTCTACAGGTGCTCCGTTCTTATTGACAAATTTTGCTGTAGGTTCAGGGTGCGTAATCGGCTCATAGTTATTATCGAATCCACTAGCACTAATATTCTCAAAGACGCCTGCAAGCTGCCACTCCGTAATCGCCCCGATCTTATCAAATTGCTCTTCCGCTTTATCGAACTCATTAATAGCCCGGTAGTGCCTTCCCAGGGTCATCCTAACCAGGCCTTTCAGTTGGCCGGGGGCTTTTTCATCTTCCAGCAGAGACTCGAGCAGCTTCAGGGCTCGGTCATTATTCTTTCCCCCATACTGTATGCCTGTGAGGTCAGTAGTAAATAAAGCCGTAAGGTAGGGATATGGATTATCCGCATTTTCTAAAAAGATATCAAATGCCCCCGCAGCCTTGGCGCTATTCTCCATCACCACGTAGGTAAATCCCAGTCCGAGAGAAGCCTCTTCTATGTTATCTTTTCCTTTTATAGCCGCTTTGAAATATTCTTCAGCTTTGTCCAGCTCATTTAAAGAAAAAGCTGCCCATGCCTGATCCAGGTTTGAGCCTCCTCCGGCAAATGCAGGGGATGTAACCATAGCAGACAAAAGTAAAACCAGGGCAAGTATGAGGCCTCTCGATCTGTCAATAATGCTCATTTAATTAAATTATAGATTGGTTAGTGTTTTGTAAGCAACTGAAAAAGCGCTAAAGCAAGTAATCTTTTCCATAGAGCTATATGGACAAAGCTAAGAAAAAGCCACCTGAATCAGTGGTACATGCAAGGTTATAGAGCATTTTGCATGAGCCATGCAATGCAACACATTAACCTGTTTTTCAAACAGTTACCAAAATCAAATACTAATTCAGCGTAAATCATCGCCAAAGAGACACATTACCCTGCTCAAAGGGTGTGGTAAATCAGGTTCCGCGAAGGCAGCTCAAGAGATCATTTATACATCTTTACTGTAATGTTTGCTATAAAAATCATAAAACCCCACCTTAAAAAATTCAAAATTGGGGTGTATCGTCTATTTCAGGTGAGATTCCAGGCAAGTTTGTTTTATACCTGAACCACACTTAGTGTATCCAGAAATGACTAGCCTGAACTTAAAATTAAACATCCCGGATAAATAATTGCTTTATATCTCGTATCTCAATTTATTATATGCTCAGGCGACTAATACGAAACCCTAAAGACGACCAGCACAAAGAAGAATCAGAATCAAAAAACGCTGATTCTCAAAACG
It contains:
- a CDS encoding transglutaminase domain-containing protein — protein: MSIIDRSRGLILALVLLLSAMVTSPAFAGGGSNLDQAWAAFSLNELDKAEEYFKAAIKGKDNIEEASLGLGFTYVVMENSAKAAGAFDIFLENADNPYPYLTALFTTDLTGIQYGGKNNDRALKLLESLLEDEKAPGQLKGLVRMTLGRHYRAINEFDKAEEQFDKIGAITEWQLAGVFENISASGFDNNYEPITHPEPTAKFVNKNGAPVEWIDLPGTRDRWVDLTYHFMYGNSVVFAQSFVNSPDERDVQLRIGTSGSVKVWINDELILKEEEELNNDLDNYVVNTHLRKGNNRLLVQVGESELSALNFLARITNEQGMPMSDLTFSKRYATYPKGTGTKAVVVKSPTEIFFYNKIEKEPANLLNYMILAEALNHNGKGQESREALTKALKVAPQNSFVHLGLISAYNTLENETETSMLIEKLKNLPGATNFALQIKINEAFDNKDIEEAGNLINQLEETYHEDITLIMYKIRLASSNQNLEELVKLAESAYKKYPENYAMVNMKYALEREMKGNVTGAVKLLDRYAKENFNYQAITTLSDHYFEAGNDKKGFAYLEKLLEANPIATGYLGNISQKYAGKGEYDRALEYAKRSLAIAPFVSATYSKIGKIYEEKGEDSEAKKAYEKALVYDPTEYEVRKRLRKLNGEKEDMFARFDDPDVDALLKNAPSGAKYPEDNSLILLDEVTKVVYEGGASEERHNLVAKVFNPAGIDSWKEYYVPYYGNESFLIEKAEVIKKDGSHVKADVQGNHVVFTALEEGDGIYLSFRKKIYFFGGIKGHFWDQHYFTLFYPSLVSRYRLLTHNSVQFNHEVKNNRSLKPEIANDGDYKLHTWEKTNNPAVYYEDYMPVLIDVGEVLHVSSLPSWDYIAQWYERLSRTKAKTSPEVKEAVAGLWEQEPSSDTEKAKKIYDYIVKNIRYSSIPFRQSGLIPQKASKVINTKIGDCKDVSTLFVAMCKEAGLKADLVLVNTNDNGRYGLLLPSINFNHCIAKVKLDEEEYFVELTSDYLPFSSVHHNLRNSFVLEIDKYRKKEEKEPMLLDPANRKKNIVSRETKIAFDGMDMNLSVSSVKTGDYASWMRQSYRDIGKDRQEKHMLESIGNSLSGVKLKKLRFDENLKTTSDTVSYLTEYSASNGLKQLSSLLLFQVPYNEKQMPVDFLSNQDRKYPVDFWQYWAYDETTEVIEVDMPEDKNLLELPENKKINCFMADYSLTFNVKGRKLIIKRDVVIKQDYMPVDKLEETRAFFEEVVAADDMQIAFK